In the Chroococcidiopsis sp. SAG 2025 genome, one interval contains:
- a CDS encoding alpha-hydroxy acid oxidase, translated as MIPSTPINLFEYETLAQNRLSQMAWDYYASGAWDEVTLKDNRAAFNRYRLYPRMLVDVSQRDLSTTILGQSLSAPILIAPMAFQCLADPAGEVATAKATAHSGVGMVLSTLSTKSMSEVAIANPQTWFQLYIHRDRNLTRALVEYAYKCGAKALCVTVDAPFLGRRERDMRNQFILPQGMELANLRNLQDKDLDIPHRQGESGLFAYFAEQLDPGVTWTDLAWLRSLVPLPLVVKGILRPDDAIRAVDCGAEAIIISNHGGRQLDGAIATIDVVSQIVAAVGDRVEVLMDGGIRRGTDILKALALGAKAVLVGRPVLWGLAVAGETGVQHVIEILCDELSLAMALSGCAKLQDIDSSLVTRESGVGTGGFPNPPVRESGVGEES; from the coding sequence ATGATTCCATCCACCCCAATCAATCTATTTGAATACGAAACGCTGGCACAAAATCGCTTATCTCAAATGGCTTGGGATTACTATGCTAGCGGCGCTTGGGATGAGGTGACGTTGAAGGATAATCGCGCTGCTTTCAATCGCTACCGATTATATCCACGCATGTTGGTGGATGTGAGTCAACGAGATTTGAGTACGACAATTTTAGGGCAATCTTTAAGTGCGCCAATCCTGATTGCACCAATGGCTTTTCAGTGTCTAGCCGATCCCGCCGGAGAAGTTGCTACAGCGAAAGCGACGGCTCATTCAGGGGTTGGGATGGTGTTGAGTACCCTGTCTACTAAGAGTATGTCAGAAGTCGCGATCGCCAACCCTCAGACTTGGTTTCAATTGTATATTCATCGCGATCGCAATTTAACTCGCGCCTTAGTAGAGTACGCCTATAAGTGCGGTGCAAAGGCGCTGTGCGTCACCGTAGACGCGCCATTTCTAGGAAGAAGGGAGAGGGATATGCGCAATCAATTTATCCTCCCTCAAGGTATGGAATTAGCCAATTTGCGTAATTTACAAGACAAAGACTTAGATATTCCCCACCGTCAAGGCGAGTCGGGTTTGTTTGCCTATTTTGCCGAACAACTCGATCCTGGCGTAACTTGGACAGATTTAGCATGGTTGCGATCGCTCGTACCGTTACCACTTGTTGTCAAAGGAATTTTACGTCCAGATGATGCAATACGTGCCGTAGATTGTGGCGCTGAGGCAATTATTATCTCAAATCATGGTGGCAGACAACTCGATGGAGCGATCGCAACTATTGACGTTGTATCTCAAATTGTCGCTGCTGTAGGCGATCGTGTCGAGGTTTTAATGGACGGTGGGATTAGACGTGGTACCGATATTTTAAAGGCGCTAGCATTGGGAGCAAAAGCTGTGCTGGTCGGTCGTCCCGTGTTGTGGGGTTTAGCCGTAGCAGGTGAGACAGGAGTACAGCACGTCATTGAAATTTTATGCGACGAACTCAGTTTAGCAATGGCATTAAGCGGCTGCGCCAAATTGCAAGATATAGACTCCTCACTGGTAACACGGGAGTCGGGAGTCGGTACGGGCGGGTTTCCAAACCCGCCCGTACGAGAATCGGGAGTGGGAGAAGAGAGCTGA
- a CDS encoding Uma2 family endonuclease, translating to MLEIYLRFIGIRFYRCGGYTLGSLELGVRGEPDESYNLITKKEIPDIAIEVVITSGGVDKLEKYRRWGVPEVWFYRNRQLFIYRLRFNGYEQTSRSEFLPDLDLDLLVRCLNISS from the coding sequence TTGCTAGAAATTTACTTGAGATTTATTGGCATTCGCTTTTATCGTTGCGGCGGCTATACCCTAGGAAGCCTCGAATTAGGTGTGAGGGGAGAACCTGATGAGTCATATAATCTCATAACTAAAAAAGAAATTCCAGATATTGCCATTGAGGTAGTTATTACTAGTGGTGGAGTAGACAAATTAGAAAAATATCGCCGCTGGGGAGTGCCTGAAGTCTGGTTTTATCGCAACAGACAATTATTTATTTACCGTCTACGTTTTAATGGATACGAGCAAACATCTAGAAGTGAGTTTCTACCTGATTTAGATTTAGATTTATTGGTGCGCTGTTTGAATATAAGTAGCTAG
- the feoB gene encoding Fe(2+) transporter permease subunit FeoB, which translates to MSKPTIGIVGNPNCGKTTLFNALTGANQRVGNWAGVTVERKEGSYRYQQLEVTVVDLPGVYSLDAEDAATGLDELVARDYLLCDEADLFINIVDAANLERNLYLTTQVLEMGVPLVVALNMMDLAEKREIRINPSLLSERLGCPVIPICANTGRGVPQLRDSINNALVQRSLPKTQVAYPAVIEAALTELILLVEANIRDRHVKPRWVALNLLQYEDRVAPEVSSEALLRAIVAHRRQIHQTLGDDIDLLIADSRYNWIHQLIGGVTQRTRQVQRTQSDKIDRVVLNRWLGIPIFLVVMYAMFLISINVGGAFVDFFDLAFGAVFVDGVAHFLKQIHAPGWSIGLLADGVGGGIQTTATFIPQIGLLFICLSLLEDSGYMARAAFVMDRLMRFVGLPGKSFVPMMVGFGCNIPGIMATRTLENRRDRLMTVMMNPFMSCGARLPVYALFTAAFFPTNGQNIVFLLYILGILAAVFTGLVLKNTILKGQAAPFVMELPPYHIPTLRGVLLRAWDRLKAFIKRAGKAIVAMVVILGLLNSVGVDGSFGKQDSQDSILSAFSRTVTPVFTPMGLQQENWPATVGIFTGVFAKEVMVGTLDALYTDLAQQETGQEEPEAEYSFWGGIGEAFASIPKNLADLSNQLLDPVGISVIDTSGDRKAAAEAQEVHYSTYGQMAQRFVSTTAAIAFLLFVLLYFPCVSATAAVYRETNLGWTIFSSCWTTGIAYWVAVFYYQLMTLQQHPMTAIAWLIRLLVFMVATLVVLKRFSSRRHQLRTVTVAQRAAEPGMRR; encoded by the coding sequence ATGAGCAAACCGACAATCGGAATCGTCGGCAACCCTAACTGCGGTAAGACAACTTTGTTCAATGCCTTGACTGGAGCCAATCAACGAGTGGGAAATTGGGCTGGGGTCACGGTGGAGCGCAAAGAAGGTAGTTATCGATATCAGCAATTAGAAGTTACTGTCGTAGACTTACCAGGAGTCTACTCGCTGGATGCAGAAGATGCAGCAACGGGACTCGACGAACTTGTAGCGCGAGACTATCTCCTCTGTGACGAGGCAGATTTATTCATAAACATTGTCGATGCTGCTAATTTAGAGCGCAACCTTTACCTGACAACACAAGTGCTTGAAATGGGAGTGCCGCTCGTCGTGGCGCTGAACATGATGGACTTAGCGGAGAAACGAGAAATTCGCATCAATCCTTCGCTGCTATCGGAACGTTTGGGTTGTCCAGTTATTCCTATCTGTGCCAATACTGGTAGGGGAGTGCCACAACTGCGTGATAGTATCAACAATGCCTTGGTGCAGCGATCGCTTCCCAAAACCCAAGTAGCATATCCGGCAGTCATTGAAGCGGCGTTAACTGAATTGATTCTACTTGTCGAAGCTAATATTCGCGATCGCCATGTGAAACCGCGTTGGGTCGCTTTAAATTTACTGCAATATGAAGACCGAGTAGCACCAGAGGTCAGCAGTGAAGCATTGCTGCGAGCGATCGTCGCACATCGTCGGCAAATTCATCAAACCCTGGGAGATGACATCGATTTATTAATTGCTGATAGTCGCTATAACTGGATTCATCAACTCATCGGAGGAGTGACACAGCGCACGCGCCAGGTACAGCGAACGCAGTCCGACAAGATCGATCGCGTGGTGCTGAATCGCTGGTTGGGCATCCCGATTTTTCTAGTGGTAATGTATGCGATGTTTTTAATATCCATCAACGTCGGCGGTGCGTTCGTTGACTTTTTCGATCTGGCATTTGGTGCTGTATTTGTGGACGGAGTCGCCCATTTCCTAAAGCAAATTCACGCTCCTGGCTGGTCGATCGGGCTGCTAGCAGATGGGGTGGGTGGTGGTATCCAAACCACGGCAACGTTCATTCCTCAAATTGGACTATTGTTTATTTGCCTGTCCTTGTTGGAAGACTCTGGCTATATGGCACGGGCAGCTTTTGTGATGGATCGGCTGATGCGATTTGTGGGGTTGCCTGGTAAATCCTTCGTGCCGATGATGGTGGGGTTTGGCTGCAATATTCCAGGGATTATGGCAACTCGGACGTTAGAGAATCGACGCGATCGCCTGATGACGGTCATGATGAATCCCTTCATGTCCTGTGGGGCTAGGCTACCTGTATATGCGCTGTTTACCGCTGCCTTTTTCCCTACCAACGGGCAAAACATCGTGTTTTTACTTTACATTCTGGGAATTTTAGCAGCCGTATTTACCGGACTAGTTTTGAAAAATACCATACTGAAAGGTCAAGCGGCTCCTTTCGTGATGGAACTACCACCGTATCACATTCCAACTCTACGCGGAGTCCTGTTACGGGCATGGGATCGCCTCAAGGCTTTTATCAAACGTGCAGGGAAAGCGATCGTGGCGATGGTGGTGATTCTGGGTTTGCTCAACTCTGTTGGCGTAGACGGTTCTTTCGGCAAGCAAGATAGCCAGGACTCGATTCTCAGTGCCTTCAGCCGCACGGTTACGCCTGTATTTACCCCCATGGGGTTGCAACAGGAAAACTGGCCCGCTACGGTGGGTATTTTTACAGGCGTATTTGCTAAAGAGGTGATGGTGGGGACGCTGGACGCTCTTTATACTGACTTAGCACAGCAAGAAACAGGTCAGGAGGAGCCAGAGGCAGAATATAGCTTTTGGGGTGGGATTGGTGAGGCATTTGCCAGCATTCCCAAAAACCTAGCCGACCTCTCGAATCAATTACTAGATCCCGTGGGTATAAGCGTTATCGATACCAGTGGCGATCGCAAAGCAGCAGCAGAAGCGCAAGAAGTACACTACAGCACTTACGGACAAATGGCACAGCGATTCGTTAGCACCACAGCGGCGATCGCCTTCCTCCTGTTCGTTCTACTTTACTTCCCTTGTGTGTCCGCTACAGCAGCAGTATATCGCGAAACTAACTTAGGTTGGACGATTTTCTCTAGCTGTTGGACGACGGGAATAGCGTATTGGGTTGCCGTGTTCTACTACCAGTTGATGACTCTGCAACAACATCCGATGACAGCGATCGCTTGGCTAATCAGACTACTAGTGTTTATGGTTGCTACGTTAGTCGTGCTGAAACGCTTTAGTTCTCGTCGCCATCAACTACGAACCGTCACTGTCGCCCAACGCGCAGCGGAACCAGGCATGAGGAGATAA
- a CDS encoding NUDIX hydrolase, producing the protein MPGRTQRKVIDPISSQPLADFKVGVDSVIFSVDTSQNRLLVLLVMRHQEPFVNYWGLPGTLVRQGESLENAAYRILAEKIRAKNLYLEQLYTFGGPHRDPREEANSFGIRYLSVSYFALVRFEDAELIADGVSGIAWYPVKEVPQLAFDHNEILAYGHRRLRNKLEYSPVAFEVLPEMFTLSDLYQLYTTVLGENFSDYSNFRAKLLKLGFLCDTGIKVSRGAGRPASLYRFNAEAFAPFKDKPLVFI; encoded by the coding sequence ATGCCAGGACGCACCCAAAGAAAAGTTATCGATCCGATAAGTTCGCAACCTTTAGCTGATTTTAAAGTTGGAGTTGATAGCGTTATTTTCTCCGTTGATACTTCTCAAAATCGGCTTTTAGTACTGTTAGTTATGCGCCATCAGGAACCTTTTGTAAATTACTGGGGTTTACCTGGTACATTGGTGCGTCAAGGAGAATCATTAGAAAATGCTGCTTATCGAATTTTGGCAGAAAAAATTAGAGCTAAAAATCTCTATTTAGAACAGTTATATACGTTTGGTGGACCTCACCGCGATCCGCGCGAGGAAGCTAATAGTTTTGGAATTCGATATCTTTCCGTGAGTTATTTTGCCTTAGTCAGATTTGAGGATGCAGAACTCATTGCCGATGGAGTGAGTGGGATTGCTTGGTATCCCGTTAAGGAAGTGCCACAATTAGCTTTCGATCACAATGAGATTTTGGCATACGGACATCGACGTTTGCGAAATAAGTTGGAATATAGTCCAGTCGCATTTGAAGTGTTACCGGAAATGTTTACTTTAAGTGATTTATACCAGCTTTACACGACAGTTTTAGGCGAGAACTTTTCTGATTATTCTAACTTTCGAGCCAAGTTATTAAAATTAGGTTTTTTATGCGACACGGGAATTAAAGTATCGCGAGGCGCAGGTCGTCCAGCTAGTCTATATAGATTTAATGCGGAGGCATTTGCTCCTTTTAAAGATAAGCCTTTGGTGTTTATTTAA
- a CDS encoding chorismate mutase: MKEAEECLDIHEIRQEIDAIDRRVIELLGQRFNYVKAAAQFKKDTDGVKAIDRFNAMLQQRRIWAEEAELNPDAIEKIYRDLVGYFIEEELKHWESK, encoded by the coding sequence ATGAAAGAAGCAGAAGAATGTTTGGATATTCATGAGATTCGACAAGAAATTGATGCGATCGATCGCCGAGTTATAGAATTGCTGGGTCAGCGATTTAATTATGTGAAAGCAGCGGCTCAATTTAAAAAAGATACTGATGGTGTAAAGGCTATAGATCGGTTTAATGCCATGTTACAACAGCGACGAATTTGGGCGGAAGAAGCCGAGCTAAATCCTGATGCAATTGAAAAGATCTATCGAGATTTAGTTGGCTATTTTATCGAAGAAGAATTGAAGCATTGGGAATCGAAGTAA
- the cphA gene encoding cyanophycin synthetase, protein MKILKIQTLQGPNYWSIQDHKLIVVRLDLQDFSDRKPNRISGFLKGLTEALPSLSDRECDLGEKFLDRLQDGCLWMEEVVEHVALELQTLAGMPVSFSRTRKTATRGVYYVIFEYQAPEAGRYAARAAVRLCQSIAEKGRYHPDDLRQDLQDLRTLGAEAALGPSTEAIVKAAEARGIPWLRLGARFLIQLGYGAYQHRIQATQSDLTSILGIELAGDKEGTKRILQDAGVPVPRGMTISYFDELENAIDAVGGFPVAIKPLDGNHGRGVALDINTWKDAEAAYDAASVVSKSRTVIVERYYTGRDHRVLVIDGKVAAVAERVPAHVLGDGRSTINELIEMANRNPRRGQGHDNVMTRIELDRSSFELLRKQRCSLDTVLREGEICYLRATANLSTGGIAIDRTDEIHSDNIYLAVRVAKIIGLDIAGIDIVTPDISRPLAEVGGVVVEVNAAPGFRMHAHPSQGLSRPVGEAVLNMLFPPGTPNRIPIVAITGTNGKTTTTRLTAQMFRQTKRIVGYTTTDGTYIDDRLVEAGDNTGPHSARLILQDPMAEVAILEAARGGILRSGLGFPTCDVGVVLNVAADHLGIDGIDTVEDLAYVKSVVAETVMPEGYAVLNADDPLVVTMAKRVKAQIAYFSMQPDNEIVQSHVQQGGLAAVYENGYLTFKKQDWSEQIEQVVNVPLTLGGKANFAIANALAASLAAFVQGVKIQDIRTALIAFKPSASQTPGRMNLFDLGKYQALIDYAHNGASYQAMGDFVRHHTGERIGVVGGPGDRRDEDLLNLGRLAAGIFDRIIVKEDDDTRDRPRGEAAELIRLGIEEEKPDFHYETILDETTAINTALDTATEGSLVVILPESVSRAIKLVETRYQSLRFS, encoded by the coding sequence ATGAAAATACTCAAGATTCAGACGTTACAAGGTCCTAACTATTGGAGCATCCAAGACCACAAGCTGATCGTCGTGCGTCTCGATTTGCAAGATTTCAGCGATCGCAAACCAAATAGAATTTCTGGCTTTTTGAAGGGGCTGACTGAGGCGCTACCCAGTTTGAGCGATCGCGAGTGCGATTTGGGAGAAAAGTTTCTAGATCGGTTGCAGGACGGCTGCTTGTGGATGGAGGAAGTCGTCGAACACGTAGCATTAGAATTGCAAACTTTAGCTGGAATGCCCGTAAGTTTCAGTCGGACTCGAAAGACTGCAACTCGTGGAGTTTATTACGTCATATTTGAATATCAAGCTCCAGAAGCGGGACGCTATGCGGCGAGAGCTGCTGTTCGTTTATGTCAGAGTATTGCAGAGAAAGGGCGCTATCATCCTGACGATTTACGGCAAGATTTGCAAGATTTGCGGACATTAGGCGCAGAGGCGGCGCTAGGACCAAGCACGGAAGCGATCGTTAAAGCTGCGGAGGCAAGAGGTATTCCCTGGCTGCGACTGGGGGCGCGGTTTTTAATTCAGCTAGGTTATGGAGCCTACCAACATCGGATTCAGGCAACGCAAAGCGATCTCACTAGTATTTTAGGTATCGAGCTAGCGGGAGACAAGGAAGGCACGAAACGCATTCTTCAAGATGCAGGGGTTCCCGTTCCGCGTGGCATGACGATTAGCTATTTTGACGAGTTAGAAAATGCGATCGATGCTGTAGGTGGCTTTCCCGTGGCAATTAAGCCCCTCGATGGCAATCATGGTAGAGGCGTGGCGCTGGATATAAATACCTGGAAAGATGCAGAAGCAGCTTACGATGCGGCAAGCGTAGTCTCAAAATCTCGGACTGTCATTGTCGAGCGTTACTACACGGGACGCGACCACCGCGTATTAGTTATAGATGGGAAAGTTGCTGCTGTTGCCGAACGAGTCCCCGCTCATGTGCTGGGGGATGGGCGTTCTACGATTAACGAACTAATTGAAATGGCAAATCGCAATCCGCGCCGAGGACAGGGACACGATAACGTGATGACGCGGATCGAATTAGACCGTAGCAGTTTTGAACTTCTGCGCAAGCAAAGGTGTAGCTTGGATACTGTGCTGAGAGAAGGAGAAATCTGCTATTTACGGGCAACAGCTAATTTGAGTACGGGTGGAATTGCGATCGATCGCACCGATGAAATTCACTCTGACAACATCTACTTAGCGGTAAGGGTGGCAAAAATCATTGGACTGGATATTGCAGGCATTGACATTGTTACCCCCGATATCTCCCGTCCCCTAGCAGAAGTCGGTGGCGTAGTTGTCGAAGTGAATGCTGCGCCTGGTTTTCGGATGCACGCTCACCCCAGCCAAGGTTTATCGCGTCCGGTGGGGGAAGCAGTTTTGAATATGCTATTTCCTCCTGGTACTCCCAATCGCATTCCAATTGTGGCAATTACAGGGACTAATGGCAAAACGACGACCACCCGTTTAACTGCCCAGATGTTTCGCCAAACAAAACGCATTGTTGGCTACACGACTACCGATGGGACGTATATAGACGATCGCCTTGTGGAGGCAGGAGATAATACTGGTCCCCACAGCGCGAGGTTAATTTTGCAAGATCCGATGGCAGAAGTCGCGATTTTGGAGGCGGCGCGGGGTGGAATTTTGCGTTCTGGTTTGGGTTTTCCGACTTGCGATGTCGGTGTTGTTTTGAACGTCGCCGCCGACCATTTAGGCATTGATGGGATCGATACGGTGGAAGACTTGGCATATGTTAAAAGCGTGGTTGCAGAAACAGTCATGCCTGAAGGTTATGCTGTCCTGAATGCTGACGATCCATTAGTGGTGACGATGGCAAAGCGGGTTAAGGCGCAGATAGCTTATTTCTCCATGCAGCCAGATAACGAAATCGTACAGTCGCACGTCCAACAAGGGGGACTTGCCGCTGTCTACGAAAATGGTTATTTAACATTTAAAAAACAAGATTGGTCGGAACAGATCGAACAAGTAGTTAACGTGCCGCTGACATTAGGCGGAAAAGCTAACTTTGCGATCGCCAATGCTTTAGCTGCCAGTCTAGCCGCCTTCGTGCAAGGTGTAAAAATACAGGATATTCGCACTGCCCTGATCGCCTTTAAACCATCGGCAAGTCAAACCCCAGGCAGGATGAATTTATTTGACTTGGGCAAATATCAAGCTTTAATTGACTACGCTCATAATGGGGCAAGTTACCAAGCAATGGGTGATTTTGTCCGGCATCATACGGGAGAACGGATCGGTGTCGTGGGTGGACCCGGCGATCGCCGCGACGAAGATTTACTTAACCTGGGTAGGCTGGCGGCGGGAATCTTCGACCGCATCATCGTTAAAGAAGATGACGACACTCGCGATCGCCCCCGTGGTGAAGCTGCCGAACTCATTCGTCTAGGCATTGAAGAGGAAAAACCCGATTTTCACTACGAAACTATTCTCGACGAAACCACAGCAATTAACACCGCCTTGGATACTGCAACTGAGGGTAGTTTAGTCGTCATTCTACCTGAAAGCGTCAGCCGTGCAATTAAGCTGGTGGAAACTCGTTATCAGTCACTACGGTTCAGTTAA
- a CDS encoding NAD+ synthase, with protein MKIAIAQLNPIIGDLNGNAQQILVAAQQAEKQSVRLLLTPELSLCGYPPRDLLLDPSFVAQMGATLQQLAEELPAQMAVLVGCVRLNERSLCVGGKPLHNSVALLQHGKIQQIFHKRLLPTYDVFDEYRYFEPGLEANALVLEEFSGAHSRAPLPTQYAPLKIGVTICEDLWNDEEFWGKRSYAINPIEELIQQGVDLVVNLSASPYSANKQQIREAMLQHGSMRHQIPVLYTNQVGANDDLIFDGCSVGFNRAGEMFCRARAFETDLLIVEYDEQARDLQPSKIASTPANLDEEIWQALVLGVRDYTRKCGFSKVVLGLSGGIDSSLVAAIATAALGKENVLGVLMPSPYSSEHSVQDALELGKNLGILTQTIPIGELMQGYDKTLEPLFAGTPFGIAEENIQSRIRGNLLMAVANKFGYLLLSTGNKSEMAVGYCTLYGDMNGGLAAIADVPKTRVYSICRWLNERGEERGVRSEGVNTNFRLPTPDSRLPTIPENVINKPPSAELKPGQLDQDSLPDYDTLDDILQKLIQEHQSAAQIVSAGHDAAVVDRVVQLVVKAEFKRRQAPPGLKITDRAFGTGWRMPIANKWVSRSTIPSSEVVSQASLSPSLPPR; from the coding sequence ATGAAAATTGCGATCGCTCAACTCAATCCTATAATTGGCGACTTAAATGGAAATGCTCAGCAAATTTTGGTAGCAGCACAACAAGCTGAAAAACAGAGCGTGCGGTTGTTGCTGACACCAGAACTATCTTTATGCGGCTACCCACCAAGGGATCTACTACTAGACCCTAGTTTTGTAGCTCAAATGGGAGCAACTTTGCAACAGCTAGCTGAAGAATTACCAGCTCAAATGGCAGTTTTGGTAGGTTGCGTTCGACTTAACGAGCGATCTCTTTGTGTTGGTGGTAAGCCTTTGCATAACAGTGTTGCCTTACTACAACACGGCAAAATTCAACAAATCTTTCACAAACGCCTCCTGCCCACTTACGATGTATTCGACGAATATCGTTATTTTGAACCAGGATTGGAAGCCAATGCTCTAGTTTTGGAAGAATTTTCAGGGGCGCACAGCCGTGCGCCCCTACCAACGCAGTACGCACCACTCAAAATTGGAGTCACCATCTGCGAAGACTTATGGAATGACGAAGAATTTTGGGGTAAGCGCAGTTATGCGATTAATCCGATTGAGGAGTTAATTCAACAAGGAGTAGATCTCGTTGTCAATTTATCTGCTTCTCCCTACAGTGCCAATAAGCAGCAGATCCGAGAAGCAATGTTGCAACATGGCTCTATGCGTCACCAAATTCCAGTATTGTATACCAACCAAGTTGGAGCGAATGACGACCTGATTTTTGATGGTTGTAGCGTTGGCTTTAATCGTGCTGGGGAAATGTTTTGCCGCGCGCGGGCGTTTGAGACAGATTTGTTAATCGTAGAATACGACGAGCAAGCAAGAGATTTACAACCAAGTAAAATTGCTTCAACGCCTGCAAATCTAGATGAGGAAATTTGGCAGGCACTTGTTTTAGGCGTGCGAGACTACACGCGCAAGTGTGGCTTTTCTAAAGTCGTACTTGGTTTGAGTGGGGGAATTGATTCATCACTGGTAGCAGCGATCGCAACCGCAGCTTTAGGTAAAGAGAATGTTCTTGGCGTACTCATGCCTTCTCCCTACAGTTCGGAACACTCAGTTCAAGATGCCTTGGAATTAGGCAAGAATTTGGGCATATTAACTCAGACTATCCCGATTGGAGAGTTAATGCAAGGCTATGACAAAACTCTAGAACCGTTGTTTGCCGGTACGCCCTTCGGTATTGCTGAGGAAAACATTCAATCGCGGATTCGCGGTAATTTACTCATGGCAGTTGCCAACAAATTTGGCTATCTCCTGCTTTCTACTGGTAACAAATCGGAAATGGCAGTAGGTTACTGCACCCTTTATGGCGACATGAATGGCGGACTCGCCGCGATCGCAGATGTTCCCAAAACCCGCGTCTATTCGATCTGTCGGTGGCTGAATGAGAGGGGCGAGGAGCGAGGAGTGAGGAGTGAGGGAGTGAATACCAATTTCCGACTCCCGACTCCCGACTCCCGACTCCCCACAATTCCCGAAAATGTCATCAACAAACCCCCCAGTGCAGAATTAAAGCCAGGTCAGTTAGACCAAGATTCTCTCCCTGACTACGATACTTTGGATGATATTTTACAAAAGTTGATTCAAGAGCATCAATCGGCGGCGCAAATTGTTTCTGCTGGACATGATGCGGCTGTGGTCGATCGCGTCGTGCAACTGGTTGTCAAGGCAGAATTTAAACGTCGTCAAGCGCCTCCTGGTTTAAAAATTACCGATCGCGCTTTTGGTACTGGCTGGCGAATGCCAATTGCGAATAAGTGGGTTTCTCGTAGTACAATTCCATCGTCTGAGGTAGTGTCGCAAGCTTCTTTGAGTCCTTCTTTACCACCGCGATAA
- a CDS encoding FeoA family protein, which produces MDGEDNRVNLWHRNWQRPNWKKFIFFCESSDRKKADEVDPIPDRLTLSLAMTNIGDRVSIVGLNCGEANSRLMGMGLMPGIQLEVISRTESGSAIVALQEQRIGLNAEMAHHIQVALAHIRDGDFQMSQSSTSSLKLRDAVVGSTLQVVGYEPAARAYKRKLLAMGLTPGTEFVVTRHAPLGDPTEIEVRGFHLSLRKDEADALRVEIAGRI; this is translated from the coding sequence ATGGATGGCGAAGACAATCGGGTTAATCTTTGGCATCGAAATTGGCAGCGACCGAACTGGAAGAAGTTTATCTTCTTTTGCGAGTCCAGCGATCGCAAAAAAGCGGATGAGGTCGATCCCATTCCAGATCGGTTAACTCTTTCTTTGGCAATGACAAATATTGGCGATCGCGTCAGCATTGTTGGTTTGAACTGTGGTGAGGCAAACAGCCGCCTGATGGGAATGGGGTTGATGCCTGGTATCCAGTTAGAAGTTATCAGCCGCACTGAGAGCGGCTCGGCGATCGTGGCACTTCAAGAGCAGCGGATCGGACTGAATGCAGAGATGGCACATCACATTCAGGTCGCGCTCGCCCATATAAGAGATGGAGATTTCCAGATGAGCCAATCTAGTACATCCTCGCTCAAGCTTCGAGATGCGGTCGTTGGCTCGACGTTGCAAGTCGTCGGCTACGAACCCGCAGCCCGTGCTTACAAACGAAAATTATTAGCAATGGGACTCACCCCAGGAACTGAATTCGTCGTCACGCGCCATGCACCGTTGGGTGACCCGACTGAAATTGAAGTGCGAGGCTTTCACCTGAGTCTGCGCAAAGATGAAGCTGATGCCTTGCGAGTTGAGATTGCCGGGAGGATCTAG
- a CDS encoding dual specificity protein phosphatase family protein, translated as MYKFAPASKQEAIVFGSARPGYSEAQMRDWLKYMKGQEIKRVCCLLPQKQLAPYSDLLGTYAQEFGSQRVCWTPIEDFTLADPEILTGKILPFLLEANRQGEKVVVHCSGGVGRTGHVLAAWLVCGRGFSNQAAIKAVRQMGRNPYEVAIAAVLQGKNPFKTIAELESLLDRCRNEFK; from the coding sequence ATGTATAAATTTGCACCAGCTTCAAAGCAAGAAGCTATTGTGTTTGGCTCGGCTCGACCTGGCTATTCAGAAGCACAGATGCGAGATTGGTTGAAATATATGAAAGGTCAAGAAATTAAACGAGTTTGCTGCTTGCTGCCTCAAAAACAACTCGCTCCCTACTCAGATTTACTTGGCACTTACGCGCAAGAATTTGGCAGCCAACGGGTCTGCTGGACACCAATTGAAGATTTTACCCTAGCTGACCCTGAAATATTGACTGGAAAGATCCTACCATTTTTGCTCGAAGCCAACCGACAGGGCGAGAAAGTTGTCGTGCATTGCAGTGGGGGTGTTGGGCGCACTGGTCATGTTTTAGCGGCATGGTTAGTATGCGGTCGCGGTTTTTCCAACCAAGCGGCAATTAAAGCAGTTAGACAGATGGGTAGAAATCCATATGAAGTTGCGATCGCGGCAGTTTTGCAAGGTAAAAATCCGTTTAAAACGATCGCAGAGTTGGAATCACTTTTAGATCGTTGTCGCAATGAATTTAAATGA